The Nocardia sp. NBC_00508 nucleotide sequence GGCCGCGTTCGGCGCGAGCGCGCCGTGCGAGCAGGAGGCGATGGACCAGTTGGTCGACCTCCAGCGGCACGCGGCCGAGCACGCGAAGCGGGACGGTCTGGTGGCCGAGGACGAACAGTTCTTCGCCGAACAGAATGCCCGCCTGGTGCGCTCGGCGGAGGAGTATTACCGGACGATGTTCGGTGGTCGGGTCTCGTCGTGGAACCTGCGCGATCAGCACATGGTCGAAACGATCGAGGCGCTCGGCGACCATCTCGGCAGACAGTTCGGGACGCCGGCCAAAATGGTTGTCTGGGCGCACAATTCCCATCTGGGTGATGCGAGCGCCACGGAAGTCGCGTCGGTTGGCGAATGGAATGTCGGGCAATTGCTCCGGGAGCGCTACCCGAGCCAGTGCCGGATCCTCGGCTTCACCACCTACACGGGGACGGTGACCGCGGCCGACGACTGGGGTGCGCCCGCCGACTGCAAACGGGTGCGGCCCGCGCTGGACGGCAGCGTCGAGAAGTTCTTCCACGAAACTCGTGCAGGCGATTTCTGGACCGGTTTCGAGGATCCCAGCCTCGCCCGGGTACTGCGGTCGGCACTGCTCGAGCGCGCTATCGGCGTCCTCTACCAGCCCCGGACCGAGCGGCGCAGCCACTACTTCCGGGCGCGGGTGGCCGACCAGTTCGATGCCGTGATCCATATCGACCGGACCACCGCCCTGGAACCGCTCGAACGCACCTCCCGGTGGGAGTCCGGTGAATTGCCGGAAACCTATCCGTACGCCGTCTGAGCAGACTATCGAACGGTATCGGTGCGCAAAGCGTCTCGTGTCAGGAGTTCCGATCCGGCCGCACCGCCGGAGTAGGCGGCATCGGGCCCGGTGCGCGCCGCGCCGGCGAGGCGTCGGCCGAGCGGCATCTGTGGCTCCGGCGGCCGGGGTTGGGGTGGAGTGAATCGCAGAATCCCCGAAAAACCGCGAAATCCACCGGGTATGGGGATCTCCCCGGGGATATCAGAGGCACCGGGTATGCCGACCGATGACGGCTCAGCGCTCGCGGGCGCGGCGGCGAGCACTGCGACGGCGGCCAGAGCGACAGCGCCTGCGACGAGCCCACCCTCGGCAATGAACGCCATGATGCGGTCCTCCGATCTCCGTCGGCAGGCCCGTTGGGACCCATACGGGTGGCACGGGGATATCACCGAGCCGCGAATGAATTTCGAAACACCACGGTGTTGTCGAGCCATCGGATCCAGAGAGTCATGTTTCTGCACGAATTCGAATGCGCAAAGCCGGACACTCACAATTGAGATAACGAAACGATAACCAGGAATCGGCCACGCGGGCCAGGGACGTGCCCGCTGTCGCGGCAAGCGGGCACGACGAAGCGGCCGGTCGCCACCGGCCGCCCAGTGCGTCGGGTCAGGCTTTGGCCTGGGCCGAAGAGCGAGCCGGGTTGGCTTGGGCCGCGGCCTTGGGGTCACGCTCGTTCTGCTTCGCCCGCACGCCCGTCTCGACGCGGTCACCCAGATCCTTGTCCACGTTGCGCCAGTACTCGAATGCCCGGTCGAGCACGGGCGCCGTGACGCCGTTGAGCAGGTGCCCCACGAGGTTGTTCACCAGCCGCTGACGCGCCGCGTCGTCGAGCACTTTCCGGACCATGGTGCCCGCCTGGCCCCAGTCGTCATCGTCCTTGCGCAATGTGTAGGCCTGGCGCACCATCTCACCGTCGGTGTACCAGCTCGGGACCGGCCCCGCCACCGAAGGATCGGCGTGCGGACCGCCCTTCGAGTTCGGCACGTACACCGGGTCGCCCGGGTTGTGATGGCGCATCGCGCCATCCTTGCTGTACGAACGCACGGTGGTGGCGTGCGCCGTATTGACCGGCAACTCTTTGTAATTGGCGCCGATGCGGTTGCGGTGGGCGTCGGGGTAGGAGAACCACCGTGCCAGCAACATCTTGTCCGGGCTGGGGCCGGTGCCGGGTACCGAACTGCTCGGCTCGAACGCCGCCTGCTCGATCTCGGTGTGGTAGTCCGCCGGGTTGCGATCGAGTGTCATCCTGCCGACCTCGATCAGCGGATAGTCGCCGTGCGGCCAGACCTTGGTCAGGTCGAAGGGGTTGAATCGGTAGGTCTTCGCCTCCTCGAACGGCATGATCTGCATCTTCAGCGTCCAACTCGGGTAGTTGCCGCCCTCGATCGCCTCCCAGAGATCACGGAGGTGGTAATCGGTGTCCATCGAGGCCATCTGGTCGGCTTCGTCCTGGGTGAAGAACTCGATACCCTGATCGGTCTTGAAGTGGTACTTGACCCAGAACCGCTGCCCGGTGGCGTTGAACCACAGATAGGTGTGGCTGGAATAGCCGTTCATGTGCCGCCAGCTGCGCGGAACGCCGCGGTCGCCCATCAGCCAGGTCACCTGGTGGGCGGATTCCGGTGACAGTGTCCAGAAGTCCCACTGCATGTCGTGGTCGCGCAGATTGTTGTCGGCGCGGCGCTTCTGGGAACGAATGAAGTCCTGGAACTTCATCGGATCGCGGACGAAGAAGATCGGGGTGTTGTTGCCGACCATGTCGAAGTTGCCCTGCTCGGTGTAGAACTTCAGCGCGAACCCGCGTGGATCCCGCCAGGTGTCGGGGCTGCCACGCTCGCCCGCGACCGTGGAGAAGCGGGCCAGCATCTCCGTCTTCTTGCCGGGCTGGAACACCTCGGCCATCGTGTAGGCGCTCACGTCGTTGGTGACCTCGAATGTGCCGAACGCCCCGCCGCCCTTCGCATGCGGTTGACGTTCGGGTACCCGCTCCCGGTTGAATGCCGCCATCTTCTCGATCAAGTAGGCGTCGTTCAGCAGGATCGGGCCGTCGGGCCCGATCGTCAGCGAGTGCTCGTCACTGGGGACCGGGATACCGGCGTCGT carries:
- a CDS encoding catalase translates to MSVRNYTTDDAGIPVPSDEHSLTIGPDGPILLNDAYLIEKMAAFNRERVPERQPHAKGGGAFGTFEVTNDVSAYTMAEVFQPGKKTEMLARFSTVAGERGSPDTWRDPRGFALKFYTEQGNFDMVGNNTPIFFVRDPMKFQDFIRSQKRRADNNLRDHDMQWDFWTLSPESAHQVTWLMGDRGVPRSWRHMNGYSSHTYLWFNATGQRFWVKYHFKTDQGIEFFTQDEADQMASMDTDYHLRDLWEAIEGGNYPSWTLKMQIMPFEEAKTYRFNPFDLTKVWPHGDYPLIEVGRMTLDRNPADYHTEIEQAAFEPSSSVPGTGPSPDKMLLARWFSYPDAHRNRIGANYKELPVNTAHATTVRSYSKDGAMRHHNPGDPVYVPNSKGGPHADPSVAGPVPSWYTDGEMVRQAYTLRKDDDDWGQAGTMVRKVLDDAARQRLVNNLVGHLLNGVTAPVLDRAFEYWRNVDKDLGDRVETGVRAKQNERDPKAAAQANPARSSAQAKA